From Streptomyces sp. Edi4, one genomic window encodes:
- a CDS encoding arylamine N-acetyltransferase has protein sequence MEAKQGVSVWQGEELDLDAYLDRIVFSGPRDATLDTLARLQRAHTTSIPFENVHAALGIPLPIDLASVQDRLVRRRRGGYCYEHVVLFASALERLGFDITGISARITLGATKITAATHAMVVVRFPDDPRAWLCDVGFGSGPTAPIELADGATLEADGWRYRLERRPGALADDWRFYQYGADGWTDRNTFVLVQQYPIDYRMGSHYIGTHPRSPFVTRLFVQRFTGAEHHQLDGTTWKTFTPDGMCTEKEIEPAGIGTLLAETFDIILDADELAALLREPERP, from the coding sequence ATGGAAGCGAAGCAGGGTGTGTCGGTGTGGCAGGGCGAGGAGCTGGACCTCGACGCCTACTTGGACCGGATCGTTTTCAGTGGCCCGCGCGACGCCACCCTCGACACCCTCGCCCGGCTCCAGCGCGCCCACACGACATCGATCCCCTTCGAGAACGTGCACGCCGCTCTCGGTATCCCTCTCCCCATCGACCTGGCCTCGGTCCAGGACCGGCTGGTGCGCCGCAGGCGCGGCGGCTACTGCTACGAGCACGTCGTCCTGTTCGCCTCCGCCCTCGAACGCCTCGGCTTCGACATCACCGGGATCAGCGCTCGCATCACGCTCGGCGCTACGAAGATCACCGCGGCCACACACGCCATGGTCGTCGTCCGCTTCCCCGACGACCCGCGGGCCTGGCTGTGCGACGTGGGCTTCGGCAGCGGCCCCACCGCCCCCATCGAGCTCGCCGACGGCGCGACACTGGAGGCCGACGGCTGGCGCTACCGGCTGGAGCGGCGTCCCGGAGCCCTGGCCGACGACTGGCGGTTCTACCAGTACGGCGCCGACGGCTGGACGGACCGCAACACCTTCGTCCTGGTGCAGCAGTACCCCATCGACTACCGCATGGGCAGCCACTACATCGGCACCCACCCCCGCTCGCCCTTCGTGACACGGCTGTTCGTCCAGAGGTTCACGGGCGCCGAACACCATCAGCTCGACGGGACCACCTGGAAGACATTCACCCCCGACGGCATGTGTACGGAAAAGGAGATCGAGCCCGCCGGGATCGGCACACTGCTCGCCGAGACCTTCGACATCATTCTGGACGCGGACGAACTGGCCGCCCTGCTGCGCGAGCCCGAGCGGCCGTGA
- a CDS encoding iron-containing redox enzyme family protein, whose amino-acid sequence MTTEMATALHDQVTSLMAELERHPVYDNGYFKLLENSPWNSRTYDFHRANFFHRTEGTVKGIAHVCAEAAAHDDRDTLVLFSCILNEEAGNGEAGRCHEVLMENAHNLYGQVEFGLPPLRVKDARNSELVLPETFEYRRRTLELLGDSYHRMLGVAMALESHADRMLQVCRTAFRNSNNELSKDRFVDNVEIYFNVHVGDEGVEERHAADAKQCVLNNCHSDADVAEIAHGAKETLKIQLDMWNAMEKVAHGLNA is encoded by the coding sequence ATGACGACAGAAATGGCAACCGCGCTGCACGACCAAGTCACCTCGCTCATGGCTGAGTTGGAGCGACACCCCGTCTACGACAACGGCTACTTCAAGCTCCTCGAGAACTCGCCGTGGAACAGCCGGACGTACGACTTCCACCGGGCGAACTTCTTCCACCGGACCGAGGGCACGGTCAAGGGCATCGCCCATGTGTGTGCTGAGGCCGCGGCGCATGACGACCGGGACACGCTGGTCCTGTTCTCCTGCATCCTCAACGAGGAGGCCGGGAACGGCGAGGCCGGCAGGTGCCACGAAGTGCTGATGGAGAATGCGCACAACCTGTACGGCCAGGTCGAGTTCGGTCTGCCGCCGTTGCGCGTCAAGGACGCGCGGAACAGCGAGCTGGTCCTCCCCGAGACGTTCGAGTACCGGCGGCGCACCCTCGAACTGCTCGGGGACAGCTACCACCGCATGCTGGGCGTCGCCATGGCCCTGGAATCCCACGCGGACAGGATGCTGCAAGTCTGCCGTACGGCGTTCCGCAACAGCAACAACGAGCTCAGCAAGGACCGGTTCGTCGACAACGTCGAGATCTATTTCAACGTCCACGTCGGCGACGAGGGCGTCGAGGAACGGCACGCGGCCGACGCCAAGCAGTGCGTCCTGAACAATTGCCATTCCGACGCGGATGTCGCCGAGATCGCCCACGGGGCGAAAGAGACCCTGAAAATCCAACTGGACATGTGGAATGCGATGGAAAAGGTCGCTCACGGCTTGAACGCGTAA
- a CDS encoding SRPBCC family protein, with the protein MSKVEESIEVEVPVRTAYDQWTQFESFPHFMDGVERIEQRTDKMTHWVTKIGGVTKEFEAEITEQIPDERVAWTTLDGEVRQAGVVTFHRLSDTKTKVMLQLDYEPEGLKENVGDKLGVVKRQVTGDLKRFKEFIEDRGRETGAWRGQV; encoded by the coding sequence GTGTCGAAGGTTGAGGAGTCCATCGAGGTTGAGGTCCCCGTCCGCACGGCCTACGACCAGTGGACCCAGTTCGAGTCGTTTCCGCACTTCATGGACGGTGTGGAGCGGATCGAGCAGCGTACGGACAAGATGACGCACTGGGTGACGAAGATCGGTGGTGTCACCAAGGAGTTCGAAGCGGAGATCACCGAGCAGATCCCCGACGAGCGCGTCGCCTGGACCACCCTGGACGGCGAGGTCAGGCAGGCGGGTGTGGTCACCTTCCACCGCCTGAGTGACACGAAGACCAAGGTCATGCTGCAACTCGACTACGAGCCCGAAGGCCTCAAGGAGAACGTGGGGGACAAGCTGGGGGTGGTCAAGCGGCAGGTCACCGGAGACCTGAAGCGGTTCAAGGAGTTCATCGAGGACCGCGGCCGTGAGACCGGCGCCTGGCGCGGCCAGGTCTGA
- a CDS encoding PadR family transcriptional regulator translates to MPDVPSAWLRASLPLCLLGMLASEGESYGYALIQRLGEAGLGGLKAATLYPALGKLEEEGAVEVRWSAGDGGPGRKYYRLTSAGETRLAQEYQSWRALDDVVSALAGGRFAVRTTPGDDGDQR, encoded by the coding sequence ATGCCGGACGTCCCATCAGCCTGGCTGCGCGCGTCTCTGCCTCTGTGCCTGCTCGGCATGCTGGCGTCCGAGGGCGAGAGCTATGGATACGCCCTGATCCAGCGCCTGGGCGAGGCCGGGCTCGGGGGCCTCAAAGCGGCCACCCTTTACCCCGCGCTGGGCAAATTGGAAGAAGAGGGCGCGGTCGAAGTGCGGTGGAGCGCGGGAGACGGCGGGCCGGGCCGCAAGTACTACCGGCTCACCTCCGCAGGAGAAACCCGGCTGGCACAGGAGTACCAGTCCTGGCGGGCCCTGGACGACGTGGTGAGCGCGCTGGCCGGTGGTCGCTTCGCCGTACGGACGACACCCGGCGATGATGGGGACCAACGATGA
- a CDS encoding ATP-binding cassette domain-containing protein produces the protein MQPPADDHTRARAPLAPATGSPDATPSAAGPALAISTRGLVKSYPGPDGTTTHAVHGLDLDVLRGETYAFLGPNGAGKSTTIALLCALARPTAGQATVAGIDVIGQPDQVRAKVGLLFQNSALDPDLTAQQNLYVHARLYGLSRRHARLRTGETLEKVGLADRRRSLVRTLSGGMRRRLELARGLLHAPEILFLDEPTTGLDPHARAQVWDYLRVVRDQHGSTLFITTHYLEEAENCDRLGIIDHGRLVAQGTACELRAAIGDDRVALRTSDNASARQIVAGAVPPGVTVTGDSEGVTLRISDGSTWIPRLCAALEAHAIAVHAASATPPTLDDVFFHHTGRSIHTSGTHRAMAAAPSDPVADATEEAS, from the coding sequence ATGCAGCCACCTGCCGACGACCACACTCGTGCCCGGGCACCCCTCGCGCCGGCCACCGGCAGTCCGGACGCCACGCCAAGCGCGGCCGGGCCCGCCCTCGCGATCAGCACACGCGGTCTCGTCAAGAGCTACCCCGGCCCCGACGGCACCACCACGCATGCCGTTCACGGCCTCGACCTGGACGTACTGAGAGGCGAAACCTACGCCTTCCTCGGCCCCAATGGCGCGGGCAAGTCCACCACCATCGCGTTGCTGTGCGCCCTGGCCCGTCCCACCGCCGGGCAGGCCACGGTCGCCGGCATCGACGTGATCGGGCAGCCGGACCAGGTACGCGCCAAGGTCGGACTGCTCTTCCAGAACAGCGCACTCGACCCGGACCTGACGGCACAGCAGAACCTGTACGTCCACGCTCGTCTCTATGGTCTGAGCCGCCGCCACGCCCGGCTGCGCACCGGTGAGACGCTGGAAAAGGTGGGCCTCGCCGACCGGCGGCGGTCCTTGGTGCGGACCCTGTCCGGTGGCATGCGGCGTCGACTGGAACTCGCCAGGGGCCTGCTGCACGCGCCCGAGATCCTTTTCCTCGACGAGCCGACCACCGGCCTGGATCCGCACGCCCGCGCCCAGGTCTGGGACTACCTGCGGGTGGTGCGGGACCAGCACGGAAGCACGCTCTTCATCACCACGCACTATCTGGAGGAGGCCGAGAACTGCGACCGCCTCGGCATCATCGACCACGGCCGGCTCGTGGCCCAGGGCACCGCCTGCGAGCTGAGGGCGGCGATCGGGGACGACCGGGTGGCGCTGCGCACCAGCGACAACGCCTCCGCGCGGCAGATCGTCGCCGGCGCCGTGCCGCCAGGCGTCACCGTCACCGGGGACAGCGAAGGGGTGACCCTGCGGATCTCCGACGGAAGCACCTGGATTCCCCGCCTGTGCGCGGCACTTGAGGCCCATGCCATCGCGGTGCACGCCGCGTCCGCGACCCCGCCGACACTCGACGACGTCTTCTTCCACCACACCGGCCGCAGCATCCACACCTCCGGGACCCACCGGGCAATGGCCGCCGCGCCGTCGGATCCCGTCGCGGACGCCACCGAGGAGGCCTCATGA
- a CDS encoding TetR/AcrR family transcriptional regulator, with protein sequence MGATRTPRGKWIEEGLRALVAGGPETVRIEALAQALGVSKGGFYGYFRNRGALLTEMLDTWEYEVTESVIEQVESGGGDARARLERLFAIAAATDGPVRGTTADIAIRDWARRDAAVAARLRRVDNRRMDYLRSLFSSFCPDEDEVEVRCLLAVSVRIGNHFNAADNGKRSRAEVMELIRQRLLE encoded by the coding sequence ATGGGCGCGACCCGCACGCCACGCGGCAAGTGGATCGAGGAAGGCTTGCGGGCACTGGTCGCAGGCGGCCCCGAAACCGTCCGGATCGAGGCACTGGCGCAGGCACTCGGCGTCAGCAAGGGTGGCTTCTACGGGTACTTCCGCAACCGGGGCGCGCTGCTCACCGAAATGCTCGACACCTGGGAGTACGAGGTCACCGAGAGCGTGATCGAGCAGGTTGAGAGCGGCGGGGGAGACGCCAGGGCCAGACTGGAGCGGCTGTTCGCCATCGCCGCCGCCACCGACGGGCCGGTGCGGGGCACCACCGCCGATATAGCGATCCGTGACTGGGCCCGCCGCGATGCGGCCGTCGCCGCGCGCCTGCGCCGCGTCGACAACCGCCGTATGGACTACCTGCGTTCCCTGTTCTCCTCCTTCTGCCCAGACGAGGACGAGGTCGAGGTCCGCTGCCTGCTCGCCGTTTCCGTGCGCATCGGCAACCACTTCAACGCCGCCGACAACGGCAAGCGCAGCCGCGCGGAAGTGATGGAGCTAATCAGGCAACGGCTGCTGGAGTAG
- the lanL gene encoding class IV lanthionine synthetase LanL: MTNHTIEVDLEALLRGKLEEATTGARWVTDVDETWCRLTNRSAVQRPQGWKLHVSATAASAPEVLIRSLDVLLGEKLIFKFARSLDQVNALNSRATPRGSSGKFITVYPPSDEDAARIALELHNATSGLAGPRVLSDQPYAPGSLVHYRYGAFVGRRRLSDHGLLIWFIEDPDGNPVEDKRTGQYAPPTWAVSPFPASVPLPPQREKAASSPVLLGRRFSVREAIRHTNKGGVYRGTDVTTGLPVVLKEARPHVEGNAAGSDVRDWLRAEARTLEKLKGTGLAPAPLALFETGGHLFLAQEEVPGVPLHTWVAERFRDVGSERYRADALVQAERLIDLVAAAHAHGCVLRDFTPGNVMVRPDGELRLIDLELAVLKDDIMLPTRVGTPCFSAPERLVGAPVSPTADYYSLGATVCFVLAGKVANLLTEEPGARPAEQRFAAWLKACAEVLDLPDGLSEMILGLTRDDPGVRWDPAAARAALRAVNERAARPDRRPDPPEYAVPPARQDTSSRDTTQTAITGIVDHLVDSMTPADDRRLWPVSTLAGETGPCTVQQGAAGPLAVLTRYFEATADPRLPAILHAAGSWIAARCDTRSIRPGLHFGGRGTAWALYEAGRAIDDPVLMDHAVALALAPQEWTPSYDITHGCAGSGLAAAHLWQRTGDHRLAERVVADADRLVRAARPEPAGVSWPVPAEAVSEEAGKRYLGFAHGTSGIGCFLLAAAAISGCPEHKELALAAGEHLATHVVMVGRAAQWPAQATDVPTAPYWCHGSAGIGSFLVRLWQATGDERFGDLARRAAWAVVERASRAALTQCHGLAGNGDFLLDMAQASQDPVYDAMADQLARLVVSERAHRGRHVVFPNEHGNISTSWSDGSAGILAFLQRTRHPSPRLWMIQQPG; encoded by the coding sequence ATGACGAATCACACGATCGAGGTCGATCTCGAAGCCCTGCTTCGCGGGAAACTGGAGGAAGCGACTACGGGAGCGCGTTGGGTGACCGACGTGGACGAGACGTGGTGCCGCCTCACCAACCGGTCCGCTGTGCAACGCCCTCAGGGCTGGAAGCTGCACGTGTCCGCCACGGCCGCCTCGGCGCCGGAAGTCCTCATACGGTCTTTGGATGTGCTGCTGGGAGAGAAGCTGATATTCAAGTTCGCCCGCTCGCTCGACCAGGTGAACGCGCTCAACTCCCGTGCGACGCCCCGAGGAAGTTCCGGAAAGTTCATCACCGTTTACCCGCCCTCCGACGAGGATGCCGCCCGCATAGCACTGGAGCTGCACAACGCCACTTCGGGCCTGGCGGGTCCCCGGGTCCTCTCGGACCAGCCCTACGCCCCGGGCAGCCTCGTGCATTATCGCTACGGCGCCTTCGTCGGCCGGCGCAGACTGTCGGACCACGGTCTGCTCATATGGTTCATCGAGGACCCCGACGGCAACCCCGTGGAAGACAAACGGACCGGCCAGTACGCGCCGCCCACCTGGGCGGTCAGCCCCTTCCCGGCCTCGGTCCCGCTGCCACCACAGCGGGAGAAGGCCGCGAGCAGCCCCGTTCTGCTCGGGCGGCGGTTCTCGGTGCGGGAAGCGATCCGGCACACCAACAAGGGGGGCGTCTACCGGGGGACGGACGTCACCACGGGCCTGCCCGTCGTGCTCAAGGAGGCCCGCCCGCACGTCGAGGGGAACGCCGCCGGATCCGACGTCCGTGACTGGCTGCGCGCCGAAGCCCGCACGCTGGAGAAGCTGAAAGGCACCGGCCTCGCGCCCGCGCCCCTCGCGCTGTTCGAGACGGGCGGCCATCTGTTCCTCGCGCAGGAGGAAGTGCCGGGAGTGCCCCTGCACACCTGGGTCGCCGAGCGCTTTCGTGACGTCGGAAGCGAGCGCTACCGCGCTGACGCGCTGGTCCAGGCCGAGCGCCTGATCGACCTGGTCGCGGCGGCACACGCCCATGGCTGTGTACTGCGGGACTTCACACCCGGCAACGTGATGGTCCGTCCCGACGGCGAACTGCGTCTCATCGATCTGGAGCTCGCGGTCCTCAAGGACGACATCATGCTCCCGACCCGGGTCGGGACACCCTGCTTCAGCGCCCCCGAACGCCTGGTGGGCGCGCCCGTCTCACCGACGGCCGACTACTACAGCCTCGGCGCCACCGTGTGTTTCGTCCTGGCGGGCAAGGTCGCGAACCTGCTCACCGAGGAGCCGGGCGCCAGGCCCGCCGAGCAGCGGTTCGCCGCATGGCTGAAGGCCTGCGCCGAAGTGCTGGACCTGCCCGACGGTCTGAGCGAGATGATTCTCGGGCTGACGAGGGACGACCCCGGCGTGCGATGGGACCCGGCCGCCGCACGTGCGGCGCTCCGCGCGGTGAATGAGCGGGCGGCTCGCCCCGATAGGCGCCCGGACCCGCCGGAATACGCCGTACCCCCGGCGAGGCAGGACACGTCGTCACGCGACACCACGCAGACGGCCATTACCGGCATCGTGGACCACCTCGTCGATTCCATGACGCCCGCCGACGACCGGCGGCTGTGGCCCGTGTCCACCCTCGCCGGGGAGACCGGACCGTGCACCGTGCAGCAGGGCGCGGCCGGACCGCTGGCGGTCCTGACCCGGTACTTCGAGGCGACCGCGGATCCGCGCCTGCCCGCGATCCTGCACGCAGCGGGCAGCTGGATCGCCGCACGGTGCGACACCCGATCCATACGCCCGGGCCTGCACTTCGGGGGCCGCGGCACGGCATGGGCGCTGTACGAGGCCGGACGCGCGATCGACGACCCCGTCCTCATGGACCACGCGGTGGCCCTGGCGCTGGCGCCGCAGGAGTGGACGCCCAGCTACGACATCACCCACGGCTGCGCGGGAAGTGGACTGGCCGCGGCCCACCTGTGGCAGCGAACCGGGGACCATAGGCTCGCCGAACGGGTCGTGGCGGATGCCGACCGGCTGGTTCGCGCGGCCCGCCCCGAGCCGGCCGGCGTGAGCTGGCCCGTCCCCGCCGAGGCCGTTTCCGAAGAGGCCGGCAAACGCTATCTGGGCTTCGCCCACGGCACGTCCGGCATCGGCTGCTTCCTTCTCGCCGCAGCGGCGATCTCCGGCTGCCCCGAGCACAAGGAGCTGGCGTTGGCGGCGGGGGAACATCTGGCCACCCATGTCGTGATGGTCGGCCGCGCGGCCCAGTGGCCGGCGCAGGCCACGGACGTACCGACGGCGCCGTACTGGTGCCACGGCTCGGCCGGCATCGGTTCGTTCCTGGTACGCCTCTGGCAGGCGACCGGGGACGAGAGGTTCGGCGATCTCGCCCGCCGGGCCGCTTGGGCAGTCGTGGAGCGCGCCTCCCGAGCCGCCCTGACCCAGTGCCACGGACTCGCGGGCAACGGCGACTTCCTCCTCGACATGGCCCAGGCCTCCCAAGACCCCGTCTACGACGCGATGGCCGATCAGCTGGCCCGGCTCGTCGTCTCGGAACGGGCCCACCGCGGCAGGCACGTCGTCTTCCCCAACGAACACGGAAACATCTCGACGAGCTGGAGCGACGGATCGGCCGGAATCCTGGCGTTCCTGCAACGGACACGCCACCCAAGCCCCCGGCTCTGGATGATCCAGCAGCCGGGCTGA
- a CDS encoding pyridoxal phosphate-dependent aminotransferase has protein sequence MIDLSIGALDTPADPRIDQGVVDFIQTRPQMIHAFAPVKGFPFLLESVAARVARLHAVEYDPDSEIMVTPGGVKGSISAAFHTLLDPGDEVVIPVPNWPHYSDMVRLHEAVPRTVLVTAEDGLTAQALEEVLTERTKIVVLGDCVNPTGKIYSTEELSALAEVVGLHNTRREAEGESPAHVLFDSPYEAHVLGPRAKTFAAIDVKLTDGSRCSMRPWTVSVTGPGKTYGMHGDRIGYLCGPPDIVEAAARAQVNLTSFASTYGQVATHIALQPEMDEVATSRAKTARANLEAMLEQLDTVPSLRVRPPQGGYFLFIDLSAHAEAYRRLGHSSAEEFLLTKARVATISGSHFAEGEELRHFVRINCGRTASLLTEAGRRIRNALARLDP, from the coding sequence ATGATCGACCTCAGCATCGGCGCACTGGACACACCGGCCGATCCCAGGATCGACCAGGGCGTGGTCGACTTCATCCAGACCCGGCCACAAATGATTCACGCATTCGCACCCGTGAAGGGATTCCCGTTCCTGCTGGAGTCCGTCGCGGCGCGGGTGGCCCGCCTGCACGCAGTCGAGTATGACCCGGACAGCGAGATCATGGTGACGCCGGGCGGTGTGAAGGGGTCGATTTCGGCAGCCTTCCACACCCTGCTCGACCCCGGTGACGAGGTCGTGATTCCGGTACCCAACTGGCCGCACTACTCGGACATGGTGCGGCTGCACGAGGCCGTCCCAAGGACGGTCCTGGTGACGGCGGAGGACGGCCTCACGGCACAGGCCCTGGAGGAAGTCCTCACCGAGCGGACCAAAATTGTCGTCCTTGGTGACTGCGTCAACCCGACGGGCAAGATCTACTCGACCGAGGAACTGTCGGCACTGGCCGAGGTCGTGGGCCTGCACAACACGCGGCGCGAGGCCGAAGGCGAGAGCCCTGCCCACGTCCTGTTCGATTCGCCCTACGAGGCCCATGTCCTTGGGCCCCGGGCCAAGACCTTCGCCGCCATCGATGTGAAGCTCACGGACGGCAGCCGCTGCTCCATGCGGCCGTGGACGGTGTCGGTGACCGGCCCCGGCAAGACCTATGGGATGCACGGCGACCGCATCGGCTATCTCTGCGGTCCGCCCGACATCGTGGAGGCGGCCGCACGGGCGCAGGTCAACCTGACGTCATTCGCCTCCACCTACGGTCAGGTCGCCACACACATCGCCCTGCAACCGGAGATGGACGAGGTGGCGACCTCCAGGGCGAAGACCGCGCGCGCCAACCTCGAGGCCATGCTGGAACAACTCGACACGGTCCCTTCGCTGCGCGTCAGACCGCCCCAGGGTGGCTACTTCCTGTTCATCGATCTGTCCGCCCACGCCGAGGCCTACCGGCGGCTCGGCCACAGCTCCGCCGAAGAGTTCCTGCTGACCAAGGCGAGGGTTGCCACGATCTCGGGCAGCCACTTCGCGGAGGGCGAGGAACTTCGCCATTTCGTGCGGATCAACTGCGGCCGGACGGCTTCGCTGCTCACCGAGGCCGGCAGGCGCATCAGGAACGCCCTCGCGCGCCTGGACCCCTGA
- a CDS encoding nuclear transport factor 2 family protein — translation MTMSSTTDSVTVLTGMYAAEAEYLAAGGPGEASFDLLAPFFAPDVELHQADALPYGGTWRGHSGMKQFFLRMGDVWESFDMVEQEILATGETAVVLTQVRARARATGRELSFPILQAITVMDGRITEVRPFYWDTRAIADACAAPTPTPTD, via the coding sequence ATGACGATGTCATCCACTACGGACTCAGTAACAGTCCTCACCGGCATGTATGCGGCTGAGGCCGAGTACTTGGCTGCAGGAGGCCCCGGCGAGGCTTCGTTCGACCTGCTCGCCCCCTTCTTCGCGCCGGATGTCGAACTGCATCAAGCAGATGCTCTGCCCTATGGAGGTACGTGGCGTGGGCACAGCGGCATGAAGCAGTTCTTCCTCAGGATGGGAGACGTGTGGGAGTCGTTCGACATGGTGGAGCAGGAGATACTTGCCACCGGTGAGACTGCGGTCGTGCTCACACAGGTTCGTGCTCGTGCTCGTGCGACCGGCCGTGAACTCAGCTTTCCGATTCTGCAAGCGATCACGGTCATGGACGGGCGGATCACCGAGGTTCGTCCGTTCTACTGGGACACGCGGGCTATCGCCGACGCCTGCGCCGCCCCGACACCGACACCGACAGACTGA
- a CDS encoding FAD-dependent monooxygenase has protein sequence MTKGPVGQPLRVLIAGGGIAGQALAFWLTRGRHRVTVAERSPSLRDAGAQVDLRGQGIDAVRRMGLLDAVRAKLVDEAGVAFINSRGRTRATIMANTSGRGRQTLTSEYEIMRGDLVRILHDATRHDTDHVFGASVDGFEQDAHRVVAHFSDGSSGEFDLLIGADGQGSRIRRALLPQGFDPYWRVGVHMAYWFVPRIASDSDIRDTCMVPGGRQIMRRSHNATETQVYFVMRENSAEASAIHRAPVEDQQEFWASRFRDAGWQTERFIAGMKTSPFFYSQETVQVRSDTWSRGRVVLAGDAAHCASPYSGMGISGGLVGAHVLAGEINRHPGDLPTALANYDRVLRPFVDEIQGAVNPRLLRLGMPMSQRAINAFQATTALACFLRVPEIAARMSKEDRGGAWRLPDDPAPISAA, from the coding sequence ATGACGAAGGGTCCTGTTGGACAACCTCTGCGGGTCCTCATCGCCGGCGGCGGAATCGCGGGGCAGGCTCTGGCCTTCTGGCTCACCCGCGGCCGCCACCGAGTAACCGTCGCCGAGCGCTCTCCGTCGTTGCGGGATGCCGGGGCCCAGGTCGATCTGCGGGGGCAGGGAATCGACGCCGTCAGGCGGATGGGGCTTCTCGACGCCGTCCGGGCCAAACTGGTGGACGAGGCCGGCGTCGCCTTCATCAACTCCCGTGGCAGGACCAGGGCGACGATCATGGCCAACACCTCGGGACGCGGCCGGCAGACCCTCACGTCCGAGTACGAGATCATGCGCGGGGACCTCGTCCGCATCCTGCACGATGCGACGCGGCACGACACCGACCACGTCTTCGGCGCGAGCGTGGACGGGTTCGAGCAGGACGCACACCGGGTCGTGGCGCACTTCTCCGACGGTTCCTCCGGCGAGTTCGACCTGCTGATCGGCGCGGACGGGCAGGGCTCGCGCATCCGGCGGGCGCTCCTGCCGCAGGGCTTCGATCCGTACTGGCGCGTCGGCGTGCACATGGCCTACTGGTTCGTTCCGCGCATCGCGTCCGACAGTGACATCCGGGACACGTGCATGGTGCCGGGCGGCCGCCAGATCATGCGGCGCAGCCACAACGCGACCGAGACCCAGGTGTACTTCGTGATGCGGGAGAATTCCGCGGAGGCATCCGCGATCCACCGCGCGCCCGTCGAGGACCAGCAGGAGTTCTGGGCGAGCAGGTTCCGCGATGCCGGCTGGCAGACCGAGCGTTTCATCGCGGGCATGAAGACCAGCCCGTTCTTCTACTCCCAGGAGACAGTGCAGGTCCGCTCCGACACCTGGTCCAGGGGGCGTGTGGTCCTGGCCGGGGACGCCGCGCACTGCGCCTCTCCCTACAGCGGCATGGGCATCTCCGGCGGCCTGGTCGGCGCCCACGTCCTGGCCGGCGAGATCAACCGGCACCCGGGCGACCTGCCCACCGCACTGGCGAACTACGACCGCGTACTGCGGCCCTTCGTCGACGAGATCCAGGGCGCGGTCAACCCCCGCCTGCTGCGCCTGGGCATGCCGATGAGCCAACGCGCCATCAATGCCTTCCAGGCCACCACCGCACTGGCGTGCTTCCTGCGCGTCCCCGAGATCGCGGCGCGGATGTCGAAAGAGGACCGCGGGGGCGCCTGGCGACTCCCCGACGACCCCGCGCCGATCAGCGCGGCCTGA
- a CDS encoding VenA family class IV lanthipeptide, whose translation MENQDLEVLAHLHALPETDPVGVDEAQFGGTCACTGLLTLLNTVCVGVSCS comes from the coding sequence ATGGAGAACCAAGACCTTGAGGTTCTGGCCCACCTGCACGCCCTTCCGGAAACCGACCCGGTCGGCGTCGACGAGGCGCAGTTCGGCGGGACCTGTGCGTGCACCGGTCTGCTGACCCTGCTCAACACCGTCTGCGTGGGCGTCAGCTGCAGCTAG